Proteins from one Cryptomeria japonica chromosome 4, Sugi_1.0, whole genome shotgun sequence genomic window:
- the LOC131079050 gene encoding uncharacterized protein LOC131079050, giving the protein MTAELQDCNGAVGGLRVEHEEVEVQTNPKTILIDENLKLEGEDQVCNGVVRENLKPDEDIEDFSGDGSENSKVNEDSENLKLNEDKVLCNGDASESLKMKEDDKICNGDQIENLNPSDEYEGSDGDGIESWTLIKGEAVCNGDEIENLKASEDETACNGNEGDNLEPNEDKTVCNGDLCESLELVSKCAGSEICTKGIDNDDNLSMDNCKQHEPEFVSVQAKSSDQPPDMKSEDPVSSMPGTVDEVQDLQCLVSENEVESHLIEKGDDVLHSEPLVEDCLNHEVRDLVNEEEEEPELQCLENDKIDVETENSKNEETEHTFEIRVGRDHEVGQPDLIVQDEEKPEQEFEDEENQEKKFDFQIDQVHELESRGVLTEEFKSEPLPVVDMNCEPVALETQNVISEETKPESHMANDEFESGGELQENRHDTSNNVENGTFRINMAEFPALKSSVDKSIELASHVVVNEENTSYLQCWPNGSNIVESHIDASDDKVIESELFVSGSTNLISEDMHGENNDELHHSKDEICDVESGSCNESNPGGVSDTLLETCEISNGTEQSEIQEDKTDIADCVSAVGPDSSNVTSISGNVQKREAEVPKKTFYCLAKIPRHVDNKIKVQIRLAQLQLDEKTQSRDFIKAAIQMKRASREQMLNRLKAARQEERTIREAIRSKRQDMDPLQIALNKIRNASSAEEYDDKIYQMQYRIEHESMPLREEKQLLRDIKQMKISRDELFANTGSHSELEEAFDNIDTIQERIQFLGQQLESLKRQASQAEKNTLVIQKDFEALNDDLRQLQVQWSAADGVRQDAYENLRVLKKQEYERNNEFYQNKSDIQEAKQYALAGERDALDKLCSNQVNWIIEMWVKNADFRREYMKDNERSTLRRLETLDGRSLGPDEEPPLPTNYGDELDSSALPQAKLPSSVTKPEKEDKSTTTLQQPTVVEPKSKVQQPLPKEVVMPLKNSDVKSKKSKKGSLESIPQIESFEVIPEPVKKEEEDLVKKEEEAAKMKELRKLEEMRKAKEAEERKRRLAERANAKALARAQKEAERKEKERQKKANKKAAAVAATVSNMTENDITSSETKNDASHDLQSSPIVESKDLTSTTQKNAPSQRKKSVSQKAKSKSIFPAAAKRNRKGIQTWMLILFAVVFCMFLLILWFYI; this is encoded by the exons ATGACGGCTGAGTTGCAAGATTGCAATGGAGCCGTCGGAGGTCTTAGGGTGGAGCATGAGGAAGTTGAGGTGCAGACGAATCCTAAGACAATTCTGATCGATGAAAATTTGAAGCTGGAGGGAGAGGACCAGGTGTGTAATGGCGTCGTCAGGGAAAATTTGAAACCGGATGAAGATATAGAGGATTTTTCTGGCGACGGGAGTGAGAATTCAAAGGTGAATGAAGATAGTGAAAATTTGAAGTTAAATGAAGATAAAGTGCTTTGTAATGGTGATGCCAGTGAAAGTTTGAAGATGAAGGAGGATGACAAGATTTGTAATGGTGATCAGATTGAAAATTTGAATCCGAGTGATGAATACGAGGGTAGTGATGGAGATGGGATTGAAAGTTGGACATTGATTAAAGGTGAGGCAGTTTGTAATGGTGATGAGATTGAAAATTTGAAGGCGAGTGAAGATGAGACTGCCTGTAACGGTAATGAGGGTGACAATTTGGAGCCGAATGAAGATAAGACCGTTTGTAATGGTGATCTGTGTGAGAGTTTGGAGTTAGTTTCAAAGTGTGCTGGGAGTGAAATTTGTACAAAGGGAATCGATAATGACGACAATTTGTCGATGGATAATTGTAAACAACACGAACCGGAATTTGTTAGCGTTCAAGCTAAATCTAGTGATCAGCCACCTGATATGAAGTCAGAAGACCCCGTTTCGTCCATGCCTGGAACTGTAGATGAAGTGCAGGATCTGCAGTGTTTGGTAAGTGAGAACGAGGTTGAATCCCATTTGATAGAAAAGGGGGACGATGTTCTTCATTCAGAACCTTTGGTTGAGGATTGTCTCAATCATGAAGTGCGTGATCTGGtaaatgaagaagaggaagagccTGAATTGCAATGTTTggaaaatgataagattgatgtcGAAACCGAAAACTCAAAGAATGAAGAGACAGAGCATACTTTTGAAATTAGGGTTGGTAGGGATCATGAGGTTGGACAGCCTGATTTGATTGTTCAGGATGAGGAAAAGCCTGAGCAGGAATTCGAAGATGaagaaaaccaagaaaaaaagtttGACTTTCAGATTGATCAGGTCCATGAGCTGGAATCACGGGGGGTTTTAACTGAAGAATTCAAGTCAGAGCCATTGCCTGTGGTTGACATGAATTGTGAGCCAGTTGCATTAGAAACACAGAATGTGATCAGTGAAGAGACCAAGCCTGAATCACACATGGCAAATGATGAGTTTGAATCAGGTGGTGAATTGCAGGAAAACAGACATGACACATCCAATAATGTTGAAAATGGTACATTTAGGATAAATATGGCCGAGTTTCCGGCTTTGAAGTCTTCTGTAGACAAATCAATTGAGCTTGCATCACATGTTGTTGTCAATGAGGAGAATACATCTTACCTGCAGTGTTGGCCAAATGGGAGCAATATTGTTGAATCTCATATAGATGCTAGTGATGACAAGGTGATTGAATCAGAGTTATTTGTTAGTGGGAGCACTAATCTTATCAGTGAAGACATGCATGGGGAAAACAATGACGAGTTACATCATTCAAAAGATGAAATTTGTGATGTAGAATCTGGTAGCTGCAATGAGAGTAACCCTGGTGGTGTTTCTGACACATTGCTTGAAACATGTGAAATTAGCAATGGTACAGAGCAGTCTGAGATTCAAGAGGACAAAACAGATATTGCTGATTGTGTATCAGCAGTTGGTCCAGACTCATCAAATGTAACGTCGATTTCAGGGAATGTGCAAAAACGTGAAGCAGAAGTTCCTAAGAAGACATTCTATTGCCTGGCTAAAATACCCAGGCATGTTGATAATAAAATCAAGGTGCAAATTCGACTTGCTCAGTTGCAGTTGGATGAGAAAACACAAAGCAGGGATTTCATTAAAGCAGCCATACAAATGAAACGG GCTAGCCGAGAACAAATGTTGAACAGGTTGAAAGCTGCAAGGCAGGAAGAGAGGACAATCCGTGAAGCAATCAGGTCCAAACGACAGGATATGGATCCTTTGCAGATAGCCTTGAATAAAATAAGGAATGCAAGCTCAGCAGAGGAGTATGATGACAAG ATATACCAGATGCAATATCGGATTGAGCATGAGAGTATGCCATTACGGGAAGAAAAGCAATTGTTGCGTGATATCAAACAGATGAAGATTTCTCGGGATGAATTATTTGCAAATACAGGGTCTCATTCTGAACTCGAAGAGGCATTTGATAATATAGATACAATTCAAGAGCGCATTCAG TTTCTGGGTCAGCAGTTGGAATCCCTGAAAAGGCAGGCCTCTCAAGCAGAAAAGAATACCCTTGTCATTCAGAAAGATTTTGAAGCATTGAATGATGATTTAAGACAGTTGCAAGTTCAGTGGAGTGCTGCAGATGGTGTTCGACAAGATGCCTATGAAAATTTAAGAGTTTTAAAGAAACAGGAATATGAGAGG AATAATGAGTTCTACCAGAATAAAAGTGATATCCAGGAAGCCAAACAGTATGCCCTTGCAGGAGAAAGGGATGCATTGGATAAACTCTGTAGCAATCAG GTCAACTGGATAATTGAGATGTGGGTTAAGAATGCAGACTTCCGTAGAGAATATATGAAGGATAATGAAAGGAGTACACTGAGGCGCTTGGAAACTCTTGATGGACGATCACTTGGTCCAGATGAGGAGCCTCCTCTACCAACTAACTATGGTGATGAGCTTGATTCTTCTGCACTGCCTCAGGCGAAGCTTCCTTCTTCTGTTACAAAACCTGAGAAAGAGGATAAGTCAACAACCACATTGCAGCAACCTACTGTAGTAGAACCAAAATCAAAAGTGCAGCAACCACTACCCAAGGAAGTTGTCATGCCACTCAAAAATTCTGATGTGAAGTCAAAAAAGTCTAAGAAAGGGTCATTAGAGTCAATTCCTCAAATTGAATCTTTTGAAGTGATTCCTGAGCCTGTcaaaaaggaggaagaagatttGGTAAAAAAGGAGGAAGAAGCTGCTAAAATGAAAGAGTTGCGCAAACTAGAGGAGATGAGAAAGGCCAAAGAAGCCGAAGAGCGGAAACGAAGACTTGCAGAGAGAGCAAATGCAAAGGCATTGGCAAGAGCTCAAAAAGAGGCAGAGCGTAAAGAGAAA GAGAGACAAAAGAAGGCCAACAAAAAAGCAGCTGCTGTTGCAGCGACTGTTTCTAATATGACTGAAAATGACATAACATCATCAGAGACTAAGAATGATGCCTCACATGACCTCCAATCTTCTCCCATAGTTGAGTCAAAAGATTTAACATCTACAACTCAGAAGAATGCTCCATCACAGCGGAAGAAATCAGTGTCTCAAAAAGCTAAGTCTAAGTCTATTTTCCCTGCAGCAGCTAAAAGAAACAGAAAAGGCATTCAAACATGGATGTTGATCCTTTTTGCTGTAGTTTTTTGCATGTTTCTTTTGATATTATGGTTTTATATCTAG